From a single Aestuariibius sp. HNIBRBA575 genomic region:
- the hemP gene encoding hemin uptake protein HemP gives MSFHSAKQMLQPAPTSLPTYAAEDLTKGAGLAQIVLGSQTYTLRITRAGKLILTK, from the coding sequence ATGTCATTTCATTCGGCAAAACAAATGCTGCAACCCGCCCCCACATCGTTGCCCACATATGCCGCTGAGGACCTGACCAAAGGCGCAGGCTTAGCGCAGATCGTATTAGGCAGTCAGACCTACACGTTGCGTATCACACGTGCTGGCAAGCTGATCCTGACCAAATGA
- a CDS encoding TRAP transporter large permease, translating to MIDAFQLPLVIGMVAFLMVMRVPVGISLLMSGALGFALIRGTSITLDAIGGRLFDIGSGYALSAVPLFLLMGHVAAKAGITQDIYRATRAWLGHLKGSVVIATTVAAVAFAACSGSTTSSTAVFGRVAIPEMLKLKVNRKLAAGCVATVGTLAGMIPPSINLIVYGIIARESVPKLLIAGVIPGLLTAFAYLVMIHIRVSRNPEMAPALPKAPLEERIGSLKGVWSFLSLGGIVIGGIYAGIITPTEAGAIGAIGSFLIAGIRKRLSFPVLREVFLDTAQTTSVIFIILVGALIFSSYLAVSGASGAVSEYIVGLDMSMMGIVCIYVLLLLVLGCMVDPVSVMFLTVPIFVPPLIELGAHPIWLAIVVVKTLEIGLITPPVGLNAFVLKSVVPSFSLKEIFGGIWWFLQVEVITLIMILFIPAIATFLPEMAYAN from the coding sequence ATGATTGATGCTTTTCAATTGCCGCTCGTGATCGGGATGGTCGCATTTTTGATGGTCATGCGTGTGCCCGTTGGAATCTCTCTGTTGATGTCAGGTGCCTTGGGTTTTGCGTTGATCCGCGGAACATCGATCACATTGGATGCCATCGGTGGCCGTCTGTTTGATATCGGATCCGGATATGCCCTGAGCGCGGTGCCGTTGTTTCTGCTGATGGGGCATGTAGCGGCCAAGGCAGGTATCACACAGGATATCTACCGCGCCACACGTGCATGGCTGGGCCACCTCAAAGGCAGCGTGGTGATTGCGACAACAGTGGCCGCCGTCGCCTTTGCGGCCTGTTCAGGGTCAACGACATCCTCAACGGCGGTCTTTGGCCGTGTTGCGATCCCCGAAATGCTAAAGCTAAAGGTCAACCGCAAACTGGCGGCAGGCTGTGTTGCGACGGTTGGCACCCTGGCGGGTATGATCCCGCCCAGCATCAATCTGATCGTTTATGGCATTATCGCACGGGAATCCGTTCCGAAATTGTTGATTGCTGGGGTCATTCCCGGATTGCTGACGGCATTTGCCTATCTGGTCATGATCCACATTCGCGTGAGCCGGAACCCGGAAATGGCGCCGGCCCTGCCAAAGGCCCCACTGGAAGAACGGATTGGGTCCCTCAAAGGGGTCTGGAGTTTCTTAAGCCTTGGCGGAATTGTCATTGGCGGGATCTATGCCGGGATCATCACCCCAACAGAGGCGGGCGCAATTGGGGCCATCGGCTCTTTCTTGATCGCGGGCATTCGCAAACGGTTGTCTTTCCCAGTCCTGCGAGAGGTGTTTCTCGACACCGCCCAGACAACATCGGTGATCTTTATCATCCTTGTCGGCGCGCTGATCTTTTCCTCTTATCTCGCTGTTAGCGGCGCATCCGGCGCGGTGTCCGAGTATATCGTCGGTTTGGATATGTCGATGATGGGGATCGTCTGTATCTATGTGCTGTTGCTGCTGGTTCTGGGATGCATGGTTGACCCTGTGTCGGTGATGTTCCTGACCGTGCCAATTTTTGTGCCGCCGCTAATTGAACTGGGGGCGCACCCGATTTGGCTGGCAATTGTTGTCGTCAAAACGCTTGAGATCGGGTTGATCACTCCTCCTGTTGGGCTGAACGCCTTTGTTCTGAAAAGCGTGGTGCCGTCGTTCTCTTTGAAAGAGATATTTGGTGGGATCTGGTGGTTCCTGCAGGTAGAGGTCATTACCTTGATCATGATCCTGTTCATACCGGCGATCGCGACGTTCCTACCTGAAATGGCATATGCAAACTAA
- a CDS encoding DUF1513 domain-containing protein, with translation MTGRRHFLGGLLAAGFMPCVTWADAGSPTFLSAAATRDGKYVLCGIGADLALRFTLPLPARGHAAAAHPTRPEAVAFARRPGTFAIVLDCSSGAQLAELSAPDGRHFYGHGTFSSDGRLLFTTENDFESGRGRIGAWDSENGYHRVAEWDSGGIGPHDIKRLPGTDVLVVANGGIETHPDTGRTKLNIPTMAPNLAYIDNGTVIESAALPDDMHKNSIRHLAVNARHKVAIGMQWQGDGPAPALVATHQRGQAIQLLSATPDQTRRMNNYIGSVAYSGDGLQIVVTSPRGGMLQVFDVATGRVEHVLEQVDISGVAASGRGFVCSAGTGELAQVFGNGDETTAQNDVMWDNHLIRV, from the coding sequence ATGACAGGACGACGCCATTTCCTCGGGGGGCTGTTGGCGGCGGGATTTATGCCGTGCGTCACATGGGCCGATGCGGGATCCCCCACATTTTTGTCAGCCGCCGCCACACGGGACGGAAAATACGTCTTGTGTGGGATTGGGGCTGATCTGGCGTTGCGTTTTACGCTGCCTTTGCCCGCCCGCGGTCACGCCGCCGCCGCACATCCCACCCGCCCAGAAGCCGTGGCATTTGCCCGTCGTCCGGGCACGTTTGCAATTGTGCTGGATTGTTCGTCCGGTGCGCAATTGGCCGAGCTATCAGCCCCAGACGGGCGGCATTTTTATGGGCATGGCACATTTTCCAGCGATGGACGGTTGTTGTTCACCACGGAAAATGACTTTGAATCCGGGCGGGGGCGGATCGGGGCCTGGGATAGTGAAAACGGCTATCACCGGGTCGCTGAATGGGACAGCGGCGGGATCGGCCCACATGACATAAAGCGGCTACCTGGGACGGATGTTTTGGTGGTCGCAAACGGGGGCATCGAAACCCATCCTGACACAGGCCGAACCAAGTTGAACATCCCAACGATGGCGCCCAATCTTGCATATATCGACAACGGAACCGTCATCGAAAGCGCGGCATTGCCCGACGATATGCACAAAAATTCGATCCGGCATTTGGCGGTTAATGCACGTCACAAAGTGGCCATTGGGATGCAATGGCAGGGCGACGGACCAGCCCCTGCGCTGGTTGCAACACATCAACGCGGTCAGGCCATCCAGCTGTTATCCGCCACGCCAGATCAGACGCGACGGATGAACAATTACATTGGCAGCGTCGCCTATTCGGGGGATGGGTTACAGATTGTCGTGACCTCACCCAGAGGTGGGATGTTGCAGGTGTTTGATGTCGCAACGGGTCGGGTGGAACATGTGCTGGAACAGGTCGATATATCGGGTGTCGCGGCGTCCGGGCGCGGCTTTGTTTGCAGTGCGGGCACGGGTGAATTGGCGCAGGTTTTTGGCAACGGGGACGAAACGACGGCCCAGAATGATGTCATGTGGGATAATCACTTGATCCGGGTTTGA
- a CDS encoding TRAP transporter substrate-binding protein → MKLIKTLCASALVAAATLSATAPSWAQDVNLTYHAFTGEGPSNLAVRWWMDEVEERTEGRVNFTRIFGGALGKLSAQPENIRVGAFDLGEFSPVYNPGLFPLANVTSLPFMSDDPLAHAMAGHELFMSPAVEAEFTAMNQKYLFPGLWTSIQMLSHEPIRTIEDLENAKIRAHGGAAEILKELDITVYGIPWGELPAAAERRVVTAAIIGSPADAYAFGFGEIFSYWDDETWFYFPMPVTINLDTWNSIPPELQAVIEELNTEMVVQARELLEVAEIESHARLSEQTEVVKLDEAERARMLDVRNAAWQSWVDAREAEGLPGQAVLDDFLQRLAQHEG, encoded by the coding sequence ATGAAACTCATTAAAACGCTATGTGCAAGTGCTCTGGTTGCGGCGGCAACGCTGTCAGCGACAGCGCCTTCTTGGGCACAGGACGTCAACCTCACTTATCACGCATTTACGGGTGAAGGTCCGTCAAACTTAGCTGTGCGCTGGTGGATGGACGAAGTCGAGGAGCGGACCGAGGGTCGGGTGAACTTTACCCGGATTTTTGGTGGCGCATTGGGCAAGTTGTCCGCCCAGCCTGAAAATATCAGAGTTGGCGCGTTTGATCTTGGTGAATTCTCGCCGGTTTATAATCCAGGTCTCTTTCCCTTGGCGAATGTGACGTCACTGCCCTTCATGAGCGATGATCCATTGGCGCATGCGATGGCTGGGCATGAACTCTTTATGTCCCCGGCGGTCGAAGCTGAATTTACTGCGATGAACCAAAAGTACCTGTTCCCGGGTCTTTGGACATCTATTCAGATGCTTTCGCATGAGCCGATCCGCACGATCGAAGATCTTGAGAATGCCAAAATCCGCGCACATGGTGGGGCCGCTGAAATCCTGAAGGAACTGGATATCACGGTTTATGGTATTCCATGGGGTGAATTGCCGGCCGCCGCTGAACGTCGTGTTGTGACCGCTGCAATCATCGGGTCGCCCGCTGACGCCTATGCCTTTGGTTTTGGTGAGATTTTCAGCTATTGGGACGATGAAACATGGTTCTACTTTCCAATGCCTGTGACCATCAACCTTGATACTTGGAACTCAATTCCGCCGGAATTGCAGGCCGTTATCGAAGAGCTGAACACTGAAATGGTTGTGCAGGCCCGTGAACTTCTGGAAGTTGCTGAGATTGAGTCACACGCCCGTCTGAGCGAACAAACAGAAGTTGTGAAACTGGACGAAGCCGAAAGAGCGAGAATGCTGGATGTGCGCAACGCCGCATGGCAGAGCTGGGTTGACGCCCGCGAAGCTGAAGGGCTTCCTGGTCAGGCGGTTCTCGATGACTTCTTGCAGCGTCTGGCGCAGCACGAAGGCTAA
- a CDS encoding di-heme oxidoredictase family protein, giving the protein MPRLNLRIWSKPSSVLSLSLICATIVLAEPDTARPALDWDLGDPHLNVIARTPEETARIAAVTAFATDFTIPQRFEDKPAGAATVRAMTNADAFSQPSANTTFEGLLEFRVGNGLFRKLWVSSPSSTLASDGLGPLFNARSCQRCHIKDGRGHPPENADDNSISMFLRVSIPAPADSETQQIRDYIATLPDPTYGTQLQDFAVQGHASEYQLAISYEPETVTLADGTQVILRHPSYDAAELGYGPLHPDAMLSPRIAPQMIGLGLLEAIPAADILALADPDDANNDGISGRPNVVWSVEFDQPMLGRFGLKAGNPTIMQQSAGAFAGDIGISNPLFPAGAGECTSAQVRCQTAIHGDGDDRGTEIDAEGLNLVTFYSRNLAVPARRNVDDPQVLRGKQIFYETGCTSCHTPSFVTHRLSDRPEQSFQLIWPYTDMLLHDMGPGLADNRPEARATGQEWRTPPLWGIGLTQQVSGHTYFLHDGRAQSLLEAVLWHGGEAQTQRDAVVALSTEDRSALIAYLESL; this is encoded by the coding sequence ATGCCCCGTCTCAATCTTCGCATCTGGTCGAAACCGAGCTCGGTTTTGTCGCTCTCTTTGATCTGCGCAACAATTGTGTTGGCCGAACCTGACACTGCCCGCCCAGCACTGGATTGGGATCTGGGTGATCCGCATCTGAACGTCATCGCGCGTACCCCCGAAGAAACGGCGCGGATTGCTGCGGTGACAGCATTTGCCACCGATTTTACCATCCCCCAGCGGTTCGAAGACAAACCCGCGGGCGCAGCCACAGTTCGGGCAATGACCAATGCGGATGCGTTTTCGCAGCCCTCGGCAAACACCACATTTGAGGGCCTGCTAGAATTTAGGGTCGGCAATGGTTTGTTCCGCAAACTTTGGGTGTCTTCACCGTCCTCGACGCTGGCCTCTGATGGGTTGGGGCCATTGTTTAATGCCCGATCCTGCCAACGCTGCCACATCAAAGACGGGCGCGGGCATCCCCCTGAAAACGCAGATGACAATTCGATTTCGATGTTCCTACGGGTTTCGATCCCCGCACCGGCTGACAGTGAAACACAGCAAATTCGCGACTATATCGCCACGCTGCCCGATCCGACCTATGGCACGCAATTGCAGGATTTCGCTGTGCAGGGCCACGCGTCGGAATACCAGCTCGCGATTAGCTATGAACCCGAAACTGTGACGTTGGCGGATGGCACGCAGGTGATCTTGCGCCATCCCAGCTATGACGCCGCAGAGTTGGGCTATGGCCCCCTACATCCCGATGCGATGCTAAGCCCACGCATCGCACCGCAGATGATTGGTTTGGGTCTGCTAGAGGCGATTCCGGCGGCAGATATCCTCGCTTTGGCGGATCCGGATGACGCGAACAATGACGGCATTTCGGGGCGACCCAATGTCGTGTGGTCGGTTGAATTTGATCAGCCGATGTTGGGTCGGTTTGGTTTAAAGGCGGGTAATCCAACGATTATGCAGCAATCTGCCGGGGCCTTTGCCGGGGATATCGGAATTTCCAATCCGCTGTTTCCGGCCGGGGCTGGCGAATGCACATCAGCGCAGGTTCGCTGCCAAACAGCCATTCACGGTGACGGGGATGATCGGGGCACTGAAATTGACGCCGAAGGGCTGAACCTTGTGACCTTTTACAGTCGAAATCTGGCCGTTCCGGCACGTCGCAATGTGGATGATCCGCAGGTTCTGCGCGGCAAACAGATATTCTATGAAACTGGCTGCACATCCTGCCACACCCCCAGTTTTGTGACCCACCGGTTATCGGATCGCCCCGAGCAAAGCTTTCAGCTGATCTGGCCCTATACGGATATGTTGTTGCATGACATGGGCCCCGGTCTGGCAGATAACCGCCCCGAAGCCCGCGCCACAGGACAAGAATGGCGTACCCCGCCGCTATGGGGGATCGGGCTGACCCAACAGGTCAGTGGCCACACCTATTTCCTGCATGATGGTCGCGCCCAATCACTGCTAGAGGCGGTGCTATGGCATGGCGGCGAGGCACAAACCCAACGGGATGCGGTCGTCGCCCTAAGTACCGAAGATCGCAGCGCATTAATCGCCTATCTGGAGAGCCTATGA
- a CDS encoding imelysin family protein, translated as MKHVFFSTTALALAVASPVFAVEKSEVLTTYADIAVAKYQDSLTTAQTLQNAVNALVADPSAEALQTAKDAWLAARVPYQQTEVYRFGNPIVDDWEGKVNAWPLDEGLIDYVDASYGGPTDDNEFAALNVIANPSFTLSGAHIDASKITPTLLEDTLQEADGVEANVATGYHAIEFLLWGQDLNGHDTGAGNREWTDYASGENCTNGNCDRRGEYLIAATQLLVSDLEWMTAQWATDGAARAGLTADTEAGLAAILTGMGSLSYGEVAGERMRLGMMLNDPEEEHSCFADNTHNDHYYDGLGVQSAYLGEYIRVDGSFVSGASLSDLVAETDADLDAEMQNKLGSTMMSLGRIKTTAEAGFAYDQMLERGNEAGEMLIMGGVNGFIDQTRSIERVVSVLNLDQIAFEGSDSLDDPDAVFQ; from the coding sequence ATGAAACACGTTTTCTTTTCCACGACAGCCCTCGCGCTGGCTGTGGCTTCGCCCGTTTTTGCCGTCGAAAAATCCGAAGTTTTGACCACATATGCCGATATCGCCGTCGCAAAATACCAAGACAGCCTGACCACAGCCCAAACTTTGCAGAATGCTGTGAACGCTTTGGTTGCGGATCCTTCTGCTGAGGCGCTGCAAACCGCAAAGGATGCTTGGCTGGCTGCACGCGTGCCCTATCAGCAGACCGAAGTTTATCGTTTTGGCAATCCGATCGTGGATGATTGGGAAGGCAAAGTGAACGCTTGGCCGTTGGATGAGGGGCTAATCGACTATGTTGACGCCTCTTATGGTGGGCCAACCGATGACAATGAATTTGCCGCGTTGAACGTCATCGCCAATCCATCGTTTACATTGTCTGGCGCCCATATCGATGCGTCGAAAATCACGCCAACTCTGCTAGAGGACACATTACAAGAGGCCGATGGCGTCGAAGCGAATGTGGCAACAGGATATCACGCCATCGAGTTTCTGCTATGGGGGCAGGACCTGAATGGACATGACACCGGTGCGGGAAATCGTGAATGGACAGATTACGCATCCGGAGAAAACTGCACGAATGGCAATTGTGATCGGCGCGGCGAATATCTGATCGCGGCCACACAATTGCTGGTGTCTGATCTGGAATGGATGACCGCGCAATGGGCCACGGATGGCGCTGCGCGCGCGGGATTGACCGCTGATACAGAGGCAGGTCTGGCGGCGATCCTAACCGGGATGGGATCGCTGTCTTATGGTGAGGTCGCAGGCGAACGGATGCGTTTGGGCATGATGTTAAATGACCCAGAAGAAGAACATTCCTGTTTCGCAGACAACACCCATAACGATCACTATTACGATGGTTTGGGCGTCCAAAGCGCCTATTTGGGCGAATATATCCGCGTCGACGGATCGTTTGTTTCCGGGGCGTCATTGTCTGATCTAGTGGCCGAAACGGACGCTGATTTAGATGCAGAAATGCAAAACAAACTGGGCAGCACCATGATGTCCCTAGGCCGGATCAAAACCACCGCCGAAGCTGGGTTTGCCTATGATCAGATGCTGGAACGCGGCAATGAAGCGGGTGAAATGCTGATTATGGGCGGGGTCAATGGCTTTATTGATCAGACCCGTTCGATTGAACGTGTGGTCAGTGTTTTGAACCTAGATCAAATCGCGTTCGAAGGCTCTGACAGCTTGGATGATCCCGACGCTGTGTTCCAATAA
- a CDS encoding imelysin family protein — translation MRQVSWAICLIIAPFVASADPKSEMVSRIVSDHILPRFEILAVHSQTLSDVAEQECRASSVALRSAYYAAFDSWISASHLRFGPTQTDDRAFALAFWPDSRGITPRVLNDLIDTQDPIANAPEDYAQVSIAGRGFYALEYLLYDEQSIHTADTEYRCQLVQTIAADIAVTARDIHTDWQSNFAALMLSPMDDGLYRSQDEVLQELFKALATGLQFTAETRLGRPLGTFDRPRPRRSEARRSGRSARHVLLSLMALHDLAQHLAQTDQDLADRLTTGFDRAVLLLNALDDPTFASVADAPTRIKVEIVQNTVNAIRGIVRDELGPTLGVAAGFNALDGD, via the coding sequence ATGAGACAGGTAAGTTGGGCAATATGTTTGATCATCGCCCCATTTGTGGCCTCAGCAGACCCCAAATCCGAAATGGTGAGCCGCATCGTTTCGGACCACATTCTGCCGAGGTTTGAAATCTTGGCCGTGCATTCACAAACCTTGTCGGATGTGGCTGAACAGGAATGTCGGGCATCTTCGGTCGCGCTTAGATCAGCCTATTATGCTGCTTTTGACAGTTGGATATCCGCGAGCCATCTGCGGTTTGGGCCAACCCAGACGGACGACCGGGCATTTGCATTGGCGTTTTGGCCGGACAGTCGCGGGATAACGCCACGTGTGTTGAACGACCTGATAGACACCCAAGATCCCATCGCCAATGCGCCAGAGGATTACGCGCAGGTATCAATTGCCGGGCGGGGATTTTATGCGCTGGAATATCTGCTTTATGATGAACAATCGATTCATACAGCGGACACCGAATATCGGTGCCAATTGGTACAAACAATCGCGGCTGACATCGCTGTCACGGCGCGGGACATACACACTGATTGGCAGTCGAATTTTGCGGCGCTGATGCTTTCGCCGATGGATGACGGGCTTTATCGTTCTCAGGACGAAGTGCTGCAGGAATTGTTTAAGGCGCTTGCGACGGGGCTGCAATTCACGGCCGAAACCCGGCTTGGCCGTCCGTTAGGCACATTCGACCGCCCCCGCCCGCGCCGATCAGAGGCACGCCGATCCGGGCGTTCCGCACGTCATGTGCTGCTCAGCCTGATGGCATTGCACGATTTGGCGCAGCATCTGGCCCAGACCGACCAAGATCTGGCGGACAGATTGACCACCGGCTTTGATCGGGCGGTTTTGTTGTTGAACGCATTGGATGATCCAACCTTTGCCAGCGTGGCCGACGCGCCGACCCGTATCAAGGTCGAGATCGTCCAAAATACGGTGAATGCCATTCGTGGGATCGTGCGGGATGAACTGGGCCCGACACTTGGGGTTGCGGCAGGGTTTAACGCCTTGGACGGGGATTGA
- a CDS encoding OsmC family protein, producing the protein MAHVMPDLFKIDVKGHALTHARTEMVARGKVVTTDEPAERGGTDLFATPLETMLSSFLGCTNVIANYVAGLLKIDLRGMEFEICGHFDTRGVFGKADIETPFPVIELKVILDTDASDEKIAQLQQITGEKCPVSVLLRRAGCDIQESWVRK; encoded by the coding sequence ATGGCACATGTCATGCCGGACCTGTTCAAAATCGATGTCAAAGGTCATGCCCTAACCCATGCGCGCACCGAAATGGTGGCGCGGGGCAAGGTGGTCACAACCGACGAACCTGCTGAACGCGGCGGCACGGATTTGTTTGCAACGCCGTTGGAAACCATGCTGTCTTCGTTTCTGGGCTGCACAAACGTGATCGCGAACTATGTCGCAGGTCTGCTAAAGATCGACTTGCGCGGGATGGAGTTCGAAATCTGCGGGCATTTCGACACGCGCGGGGTGTTTGGGAAAGCGGATATTGAGACCCCTTTTCCGGTGATTGAGTTGAAAGTGATCCTGGATACCGATGCGAGCGACGAAAAAATCGCCCAATTGCAACAGATCACAGGAGAGAAATGCCCTGTGTCGGTTCTATTGCGCCGTGCCGGGTGTGACATTCAGGAAAGCTGGGTCAGAAAGTGA
- a CDS encoding alpha-ketoglutarate-dependent dioxygenase AlkB — translation MADLFTQPEDGLRNLLPVDGVVEYHGPILGPAEADHYLDHLLRDIDWRHDEAVIFGKRITTKRQVAWYADDAFSYTYSQTTKTALAWSPLLLDLKSIVETACRETFNSCLLNLYRDGSEGMAWHSDAEKDLVKHGTIGSMSFGAERKFALKHKQTKVTVSQMLEHGSLLTMKGTTQSHWLHSVPKTKKVLSPRVNLTFRKIRITE, via the coding sequence ATGGCTGATCTTTTTACGCAACCCGAGGATGGTTTGCGCAACCTGCTGCCTGTCGATGGGGTCGTTGAATATCATGGCCCGATATTAGGCCCGGCAGAGGCGGATCACTATTTAGATCACCTTTTGCGGGACATTGACTGGCGCCATGATGAGGCGGTTATTTTTGGGAAACGGATCACAACCAAACGTCAGGTGGCGTGGTATGCAGACGACGCGTTTTCCTACACCTATTCGCAGACAACAAAAACAGCTCTGGCTTGGTCGCCGCTCTTGTTGGATCTGAAAAGCATTGTTGAAACAGCGTGCCGTGAGACGTTCAATTCGTGTTTGCTAAACCTCTATCGTGACGGCAGCGAAGGCATGGCGTGGCACAGCGATGCGGAAAAAGATCTGGTGAAACATGGAACCATCGGATCAATGAGCTTTGGTGCGGAACGCAAATTTGCCCTTAAGCACAAACAAACCAAAGTGACCGTTTCGCAGATGCTGGAACATGGCAGTCTGCTAACGATGAAAGGGACCACGCAATCACATTGGCTGCATAGTGTTCCAAAAACGAAAAAGGTACTGTCGCCGAGGGTGAACCTGACCTTTCGAAAAATCCGCATCACAGAGTGA
- a CDS encoding TRAP transporter small permease — protein MASLIHSAYWLQRKLEEIACYVSALAVASMMMITVVEVMARALFSKSLPGAYEYVSLLFVYLIYLGLGFSQRRDAHITVGLVYDHIPRPARKTVQAIYLLVACVFFAALSWTSAVSAWTNYSMGDTILGIVEVKTWWARAGIPIGLALFSLRFLIQLSHVITKDVLLEEAAKHEFATQEPDEDEKKL, from the coding sequence ATGGCAAGTTTGATCCACAGTGCGTATTGGCTGCAAAGAAAACTAGAAGAAATCGCCTGTTACGTTTCTGCTTTGGCCGTTGCATCAATGATGATGATCACCGTGGTCGAGGTCATGGCCAGAGCGCTGTTCTCAAAGAGCCTGCCCGGCGCTTATGAATATGTCAGCCTGTTGTTTGTTTACCTGATCTATTTGGGGTTGGGGTTTTCGCAGCGTCGTGACGCTCACATTACGGTTGGGCTGGTTTACGATCACATTCCCCGCCCTGCGCGAAAAACGGTTCAGGCGATTTACCTGTTGGTGGCATGCGTGTTCTTTGCGGCCCTGTCGTGGACCAGCGCTGTATCTGCGTGGACCAATTATTCCATGGGTGACACGATTTTGGGCATTGTTGAGGTCAAAACCTGGTGGGCGCGCGCCGGCATTCCGATTGGGCTGGCCCTCTTTTCACTACGGTTCCTGATCCAGCTGAGCCACGTGATCACCAAAGATGTGCTGCTTGAAGAAGCTGCGAAACATGAATTCGCAACTCAAGAACCAGATGAAGATGAGAAAAAACTATGA
- a CDS encoding GTP-binding protein produces MTDIRLPVTVLSGFLGAGKTTLLNRVLNNREGRRVAVIVNDMSEVNIDADLVRADTELSQTHETLVEMSNGCICCTLRGDLLDEVRRLAAEGRFDYLLIESTGISEPLPVAATFDFRDEFGDSLSDVARLDTMVTVVDAVNLLADFTSHDFLKDRGETMGQDDERNLVHLLTDQIEFADVVILNKITDAGAQRVDAARKIIRSLNADAQIIETDQSDVPAAKILNTGLFDLEKAHEHPMWAKELYGFADHVPETEEYGVASYVYRARRPFIPEKIMDVLNGDLSGVIRAKGHFWIATRPGWVAEFSLAGSLSSVKPLGTWWASVPKERWPDHDSAKTYIQTHWQDPWGDRRQELVFIGAGIDWPSIQARLDACLVPEQVTTGPDDLPDYPDPFPNWRQAGQAA; encoded by the coding sequence ATGACTGACATCCGTCTACCCGTTACCGTCCTGTCTGGATTCCTAGGGGCCGGGAAAACCACACTCCTCAACCGCGTCCTGAACAACCGCGAAGGACGCCGTGTCGCCGTCATCGTCAACGACATGTCCGAAGTGAACATCGATGCCGATTTGGTGCGCGCTGACACCGAGCTAAGTCAAACACATGAAACATTGGTGGAAATGTCAAACGGCTGTATCTGCTGCACATTGCGCGGTGATCTGTTGGACGAAGTCCGCCGATTGGCAGCTGAGGGGCGGTTTGATTACCTGTTGATCGAATCAACAGGAATTTCCGAACCCCTACCTGTGGCCGCCACGTTCGATTTCCGCGACGAATTTGGTGACAGCCTATCCGATGTGGCACGGCTTGATACGATGGTCACTGTTGTCGATGCGGTGAACCTGCTTGCGGATTTCACCAGTCATGATTTCCTGAAGGATCGCGGTGAAACCATGGGCCAAGATGATGAACGCAACTTGGTGCATTTATTGACCGATCAGATCGAATTCGCCGATGTCGTCATTCTGAACAAAATCACCGATGCAGGGGCGCAACGGGTGGATGCTGCACGCAAAATCATTCGCAGTCTCAATGCGGATGCGCAGATTATTGAAACGGACCAATCCGATGTGCCAGCTGCGAAAATCCTGAATACGGGGCTGTTTGACTTGGAAAAGGCCCATGAACACCCGATGTGGGCCAAAGAGCTGTATGGGTTTGCTGATCATGTGCCCGAAACCGAAGAATACGGTGTCGCGTCATATGTTTATCGGGCGCGCCGACCGTTTATCCCGGAAAAGATCATGGATGTTCTGAATGGGGATTTATCAGGAGTTATTCGCGCCAAGGGGCATTTTTGGATCGCAACGCGTCCGGGCTGGGTTGCCGAATTTTCGCTGGCAGGATCGCTGTCCAGCGTAAAGCCGCTTGGCACGTGGTGGGCATCGGTTCCAAAGGAACGCTGGCCGGATCACGACAGCGCCAAAACCTATATACAAACCCATTGGCAGGACCCATGGGGTGATCGCCGCCAAGAGTTGGTGTTCATCGGTGCAGGCATCGATTGGCCATCGATTCAGGCGCGTTTGGACGCGTGTCTGGTGCCGGAACAGGTTACAACAGGTCCAGATGATTTGCCGGATTACCCAGACCCGTTCCCCAATTGGCGCCAAGCGGGCCAAGCTGCATAA